One Spiroplasma endosymbiont of Nebria brevicollis DNA window includes the following coding sequences:
- a CDS encoding phosphotransferase, translating to MKFKTIKSPLQCEQLMNKGLTNDLFLVNQQYFLKQSKNIKQPFLNTENQIKVVRLIQWQKFTLPIIEINIQNNRLLTLMPYYHDLITLVEQPIYDEILTTLSNLVKQLHKINYDNNLNIITWNGLEQLKSYCDLVTCTVDLTKIKTSITTWITTYQPEKLVLCHNDLSINNFVKNNNQWYIIDWDFACWNDPLFDIASFASETLTNDTDVNIWFACFNLTDEQITIVKKWMAYQDLIWYYWACYLYKQTNISIYQDISNNKLENLMIYSNNLS from the coding sequence ATGAAATTTAAAACTATAAAGTCACCCCTCCAATGTGAACAATTAATGAATAAAGGACTAACTAATGATTTATTCTTAGTTAATCAACAATATTTTTTAAAACAAAGTAAAAATATTAAGCAACCATTTTTAAATACAGAAAATCAAATTAAAGTTGTCCGATTAATCCAATGACAAAAATTTACATTACCAATTATTGAAATTAATATTCAAAATAATAGATTACTAACATTAATGCCCTACTATCATGATTTAATAACTTTAGTAGAACAGCCAATTTATGACGAAATATTAACTACTTTATCTAATTTAGTAAAACAATTACATAAAATTAACTATGATAACAATTTAAATATTATTACGTGAAATGGTTTAGAACAATTAAAATCTTATTGTGATTTAGTTACTTGTACAGTTGATTTAACTAAAATTAAAACAAGTATTACTACTTGAATTACAACTTACCAACCAGAAAAGTTAGTATTATGCCATAATGATTTAAGTATTAATAATTTTGTAAAAAATAATAATCAATGGTATATTATTGATTGAGATTTTGCTTGTTGGAATGATCCATTATTTGATATTGCTTCTTTTGCTTCTGAAACATTAACTAATGATACTGATGTTAATATTTGATTTGCGTGCTTCAATTTAACTGATGAGCAAATAACAATCGTTAAAAAATGAATGGCTTATCAAGATTTAATTTGATATTACTGGGCTTGTTATTTGTATAAACAAACTAATATATCAATTTATCAAGATATTAGTAATAATAAACTAGAAAATTTAATGATATATAGTAATAATTTAAGTTAA
- a CDS encoding lipoprotein: MRKILSILGATFLSITTSAGVAACDKREKPISLATKIDISNKIPSIVNLGQLVTKNVAVFKIELQKQLRNLNELKTIQTTDFAIYKAGKYIVDLQTWDIFHNSSLDIKIIANGNHFVGTANNIRVNYS, encoded by the coding sequence ATGAGAAAAATACTAAGTATTTTAGGAGCAACTTTTTTAAGCATAACAACCAGTGCTGGTGTTGCGGCATGTGATAAAAGAGAAAAACCAATCTCACTAGCAACAAAAATTGATATTTCAAATAAAATTCCAAGTATTGTAAATTTAGGTCAACTTGTAACAAAAAATGTAGCTGTATTTAAAATTGAATTACAAAAGCAGTTAAGAAATTTAAATGAATTAAAAACAATTCAAACTACTGATTTTGCTATTTACAAAGCTGGTAAATATATAGTTGATTTACAAACTTGAGATATTTTTCATAATTCTTCATTAGATATTAAAATTATTGCTAACGGTAATCACTTTGTTGGTACTGCAAACAATATTAGAGTTAACTACAGTTAG
- a CDS encoding MATE family efflux transporter, with the protein MKHIGFKISNKSQSHKFSSFFATKKWYLLALMVIIPAVLQQILSASMNLLDNIMVGNLSDRFISDLNPMNDHIKNIFTELGLWQNRDWWVNNGLEHFFQLHYSAAQIAVSGVTGSNQIFVIIFAIMGGFINAVGIFGAQFYGAGRYGPLRQTVRMKIIFGFLVGTLVIILSYTIGTYLISYTTSPLTALEKFNELCNAKGLNNNDIERLKSILDYNNPYAANDITNFINAKGIAKDDVQFTQIILRYYEYRSAQLATIQGVSYNQWIVFSYPLLGINFAFVSVFRETKRGYIPLLLTFVSVIINFLLNLILINGLGAFDGIGARGSAVATLTARIVQLALISGFVMWKKYEFQPKILKMFKIRRDLFKKILIKAWPLMLNDLSFAVASTMIIRLISQWSFDALSGSAIASTINTMFYTLYIGFGIASSVLIANRLGTNDIVGAKYNAKHLIRLGFMVSLGFAGLLVLSSFFLPQLLFSATSEALRISSWMMRIDAMVFSAYTILYTCIYAFRAGGLGITVLLVDSCFTWIFTVLVLVLQVKYSPLDIIFIYGIMRTADVVKMILVWFIYHYGKWARNLAGNMNKPYPEAPPPMIIAASEQGKSKDKVKIANF; encoded by the coding sequence ATGAAACATATTGGATTTAAAATTAGCAATAAATCACAATCTCATAAATTTAGCAGTTTTTTTGCTACTAAAAAATGATACTTATTAGCATTAATGGTTATTATCCCTGCTGTTTTACAACAAATATTATCAGCATCTATGAACTTATTAGATAATATTATGGTTGGTAATTTAAGTGATAGGTTTATTTCTGATTTAAATCCCATGAATGATCATATTAAAAATATTTTTACTGAATTAGGGTTATGGCAGAATAGAGATTGATGAGTTAATAATGGGTTAGAACATTTTTTTCAATTACATTATTCAGCAGCTCAAATTGCCGTATCAGGGGTCACAGGTTCTAATCAAATTTTTGTTATTATCTTTGCCATCATGGGTGGTTTTATTAATGCAGTGGGTATCTTTGGCGCTCAGTTTTATGGTGCTGGTCGATATGGGCCCTTACGACAAACAGTACGAATGAAAATTATTTTTGGTTTCTTAGTTGGGACATTAGTTATTATTTTATCTTATACGATTGGAACTTATTTAATTTCTTATACAACAAGTCCCTTAACTGCTTTGGAGAAGTTTAATGAATTGTGTAATGCTAAAGGTTTGAATAACAATGACATTGAACGTTTAAAAAGTATTCTTGACTATAATAATCCATATGCTGCAAATGATATTACTAACTTTATAAATGCTAAGGGTATTGCCAAAGATGATGTGCAATTTACGCAAATTATTTTACGTTACTATGAATATCGTTCTGCACAATTAGCTACTATTCAAGGAGTTAGTTATAATCAATGAATTGTTTTTTCTTATCCATTGTTAGGGATTAACTTCGCTTTTGTTTCAGTGTTTCGTGAAACCAAACGTGGTTACATTCCGTTATTGTTAACATTCGTATCAGTAATTATTAACTTTTTATTAAACTTAATTTTAATTAATGGTTTAGGTGCTTTTGATGGAATTGGAGCTAGAGGTTCAGCAGTAGCAACATTAACGGCACGGATTGTTCAGTTGGCATTAATTAGTGGTTTTGTTATGTGGAAGAAGTATGAATTTCAACCTAAGATTTTAAAAATGTTTAAAATTAGACGTGATTTATTTAAAAAGATTTTAATTAAAGCATGACCATTAATGTTGAATGATTTATCATTTGCTGTTGCTTCAACGATGATTATTCGTTTAATTTCACAATGAAGTTTTGACGCATTAAGTGGTTCAGCCATTGCCTCAACAATTAATACGATGTTTTATACGCTTTATATTGGATTTGGTATTGCCTCCTCGGTGCTGATTGCTAATCGGTTGGGAACTAATGATATAGTTGGTGCTAAATATAACGCAAAACATTTAATTCGATTAGGATTTATGGTGTCATTAGGATTTGCTGGTTTACTGGTGCTTTCTTCATTCTTTTTACCACAATTATTATTTAGCGCTACGAGTGAAGCTTTACGAATTTCTAGTTGAATGATGCGGATTGATGCTATGGTGTTTAGCGCATATACTATTCTATATACTTGTATTTATGCATTCAGAGCGGGAGGATTAGGAATTACAGTATTATTAGTAGACAGTTGCTTTACTTGAATTTTTACAGTTTTAGTTTTAGTTTTACAAGTAAAATATAGTCCTTTAGATATTATTTTTATTTATGGAATTATGCGTACTGCTGATGTGGTGAAAATGATATTAGTATGATTTATTTATCATTATGGAAAATGAGCACGGAACTTAGCTGGTAATATGAATAAACCATATCCCGAAGCACCACCACCAATGATTATTGCTGCTAGTGAACAAGGAAAATCTAAAGATAAAGTGAAGATTGCTAACTTTTAA
- a CDS encoding ATP-binding cassette domain-containing protein — MVETKGDLIVHGKRSWTVEAKKQIGYIPEAARFPKRITTYDYLVSMGQISGLTYKMVKTKTEEILKGLDLWKFKKRNPNAYSSGMKKKVLLAQSLLNNPDVLILDEPAANLDPTARTELFNDLKKLRDQGKTIFFLLIFYLSCNI, encoded by the coding sequence ATGGTGGAAACAAAAGGTGACTTGATTGTCCATGGTAAACGTTCATGAACAGTTGAAGCTAAAAAACAAATAGGATATATTCCTGAAGCTGCCAGGTTTCCCAAACGAATTACTACTTATGACTATTTAGTATCGATGGGTCAAATTAGTGGTTTAACTTATAAAATGGTCAAAACAAAAACAGAAGAAATTTTGAAGGGATTAGATTTATGGAAATTTAAAAAGCGTAATCCTAATGCTTATTCTTCAGGAATGAAGAAAAAAGTATTATTAGCACAATCATTACTTAATAATCCTGATGTTCTAATTTTAGATGAACCTGCTGCTAACTTAGATCCAACAGCTAGAACAGAGTTATTTAATGATTTAAAAAAATTACGTGACCAAGGAAAAACTATTTTTTTTCTTCTCATATTTTATTTGAGTTGCAACATCTAA